Proteins encoded together in one Deltaproteobacteria bacterium window:
- a CDS encoding 3-oxoacyl-ACP reductase FabG — protein MNRKPVAIVTGGGKGIGAACCRALSVEGFQVGVHYRSSEEQAKAVLAEIGDGFLLQADLADTDQVEALVNTVKQTAGHVDVLVNNAGVSVNADINSMKIEQFDAQRAVTRGTWYLTKRIIRLFMLRQGGGRIINISSVVGHTGNGGQIPYTMEKAAIDAFTKSLSKELAGRNILVNSVAPGFIETEMTQQLPEEVQKRILDNISLNRIGRPEEVAEVVAFLATRGSYISGSVVHVNGGLYGG, from the coding sequence ATGAACAGGAAACCCGTTGCAATTGTAACCGGCGGTGGAAAGGGTATTGGTGCGGCATGCTGTCGAGCATTGTCCGTGGAAGGATTCCAGGTAGGCGTTCATTACCGTAGCAGTGAGGAACAAGCAAAGGCTGTTCTTGCTGAAATCGGCGATGGCTTTCTCCTCCAGGCGGATCTTGCCGACACCGACCAGGTAGAAGCCCTGGTCAATACGGTGAAGCAAACAGCGGGACACGTGGATGTTCTTGTCAATAATGCCGGAGTATCGGTAAATGCCGATATCAACAGTATGAAAATTGAGCAATTCGATGCTCAGCGTGCAGTTACACGCGGAACCTGGTACCTGACCAAACGAATCATCCGCCTCTTTATGCTGCGTCAGGGAGGGGGTCGTATCATTAATATATCCAGTGTCGTAGGGCATACCGGCAACGGCGGCCAGATTCCTTACACCATGGAAAAGGCGGCCATTGATGCCTTCACAAAATCCCTGTCGAAAGAATTAGCGGGGCGTAATATCCTCGTCAATTCAGTAGCTCCGGGATTCATTGAGACAGAGATGACGCAGCAGCTTCCCGAAGAGGTACAAAAGAGAATTCTCGATAATATTTCATTGAACCGTATAGGACGTCCCGAGGAAGTAGCCGAAGTGGTGGCTTTTCTCGCAACGCGCGGTTCATATATATCCGGAAGCGTCGTCCATGTGAACGGGGGACTTTATGGCGGCTGA
- a CDS encoding beta-hydroxyacyl-ACP dehydratase: MAADRETMVRILNSVPQQHPFRFIDEILELDDEHIVGSYRFREDEYFYRGHFPDQPITPGVILIETMAQMGVVAFGLYLYTKQINTSIDASKELTTLFTLAEGVEFTGLVRPGERVITRGQKIYFRMGNLKSKVTMERENGEMVSSGVLAGRGVSFRI, translated from the coding sequence ATGGCGGCTGATCGGGAAACGATGGTCCGGATTCTCAATAGCGTTCCCCAGCAACATCCCTTTCGCTTTATCGACGAGATACTGGAACTGGATGATGAACATATTGTGGGCTCTTACCGCTTTCGTGAGGACGAGTATTTTTATCGGGGTCATTTCCCTGACCAACCGATCACTCCGGGAGTCATTCTTATTGAAACTATGGCACAAATGGGCGTTGTTGCTTTTGGTCTTTATCTTTACACAAAGCAGATAAATACGTCCATCGATGCATCAAAAGAGTTGACTACACTTTTTACTCTTGCAGAAGGGGTGGAGTTTACCGGGCTTGTGAGGCCTGGTGAGCGGGTGATTACCCGTGGTCAAAAAATATATTTTCGCATGGGAAATTTAAAATCGAAGGTCACCATGGAAAGGGAAAATGGTGAAATGGTGAGTTCTGGTGTATTGGCCGGA